The Streptomyces laurentii region GAAGAGGGTGTCGAGCCGGACCCCGCCGGCCTCGTCGGTGACGACGTCGGCGAGGCCGAGGGCGAGGGCGAGGGAGGCGAAGAAGGTCTCGCCGCCGGAGAGGGTCGCGGTGTCGCGTTCGGCGCCGGTCCAGGCGTCGACCACGTGCAGCCCGAGTCCGGCGCGCCGGCCGCCGCTGCGGGCGTCGGAGTGGACCAGCGTGTAGCGGCCGGCGGACATCCGCCGCAGCCGGGCGGTGGCGGCGGCCGCGACCTGTTCGAGGCGGGCGGCGAGCACGTACGACTCCAGGCGCATCCGGCGCTCGTTCTCCGCCGAGGTGCCGGCGGTGAGGGTGGCGAGCCGGGTCACCCGCTCGTACTCCTCGCGCAGCGGCCCGAGGCGGCGGACCTCGGTGTCGGCGTCCCGGGACAGCCGGGACAGCGCGGTCTCCCGCTCGCGGGCGGCGGCGAGCGCGGTGGCGGCCTCGCGCAGGGCGCGTTCGGCGGTGCCGTACGCGGCTTCGGCGGCGGCCGGGTCGGCGGGCGGCAGCGCCGCGGCGGCCGCGGTGGCGGGTTCGGCGAGCCGGTCGGCGACGGCGGCGGCCTCGGCCCGCCAGGCGTCGACGCGCTGCTGGAGGGTGCGCCGGACGGACTCGTCGAGCAGGGCGTCGGCGGCCCGGGCGGGGGTCTCGAACCCGGCCTTGTACGCGGCGTCGGCCAGCCGGTCGTCGGCTTCCTTCAGGCCGCGGGCGGTGGTCTCGGCGGCCTGGACCGCCTCGGCCGCCCCGGTCAGCCGGGTGATCCACCGTTCCAGGAGCGCGACCCGGGCGGCGACGCTGCCGGACTGCCCGCGGGCCTGGGCCAGTTCGTCGGCCAGGGCCGTCTGCTGGCTTTCCAGCGTCTCGCGCCGGGAGGTCCGGGCGGCGGCCCGCCGCTCGGCCTCGCGCTGGACGCCGGCGCGCTGTTCGTACTCGTACTCGGCGCGGGCGAGGGCCTCCCGTACGGCGTGGGTGCGGGCGGCGACGGCGTGGGCGTCCGCGTGGGCACGCGCCAGGGTCTCCACCTCCCGGAGGAGCGCGCCGACGGGCGGGTCCTCGGCCACCGGGTCCCCGGAGGCGCCTGCGTGAGCCTGCTCGCGCGCGGCCTCCCAGGCCTCCGCCGTGGCGGCGACGGCGGTCTCCGCCTCCGTACGGAATTCGTCGGCGCGGGTGTAGGCGTCGTGGGCGGCCTCCTCGGCGGCCCGGTCGACGTGGCCGGCGGTCGTGCGGGCCGGGTCGGGGTGGTGCGGGGAGCCGCAGACCTGGCAGGGCGCGCCGGGGGCGAGGGCGGCGGCGAGTTCGGCGGCGATGCCGCGCAGACGGCGGGACTTGACGTCGAGCCAGTGTTCGTGAGCCTCGTTGCGCCGCTCGCGGGCCTCCGTCAGGCGCTCGCGGGCGGTGGCGAGTTCCGAGGCCAGGTCGTCGCGGCGGCGGGCGGCGGCGAGCCGGCGGCGGGCGGGATCGAGCCGGCCGGCGAGCTGTTCGGCGCGGGCGGCGGCCTCCTGGGCGTCCTCGACGTGCTGCCGGAGCGCGGCGCGGCGCGGCTCCCAGCCGGCCAGCCAGGCGGCGTCGTCCCCGGCGGCCTCCTCGGCGGCGCGGGCCTCCCTGTCGAGGGCGGCGCGCTCGGCGGTGATCTCGTCGTACCGGCGTTCGGCGCGGCGGGCGGACTCCAGGCCGGCGAGTTCGGCGCGCAGGCGGCGTTCGACGTCGGTGAGCTGTTCGGCTCCGGCGTCGGCGAGGCCGGCGGGCAGCAGCGGTCCGGGCATGCCGTCCGGCGGGGACGTCCGCGCGTACGCCGCCGGTCCGGCCTGCTCGACGAGCCGGGCCCGGGCCCGGTCGCGGGCGACGGCGGCCGTACGGTGGGCGCGCTCGGCGTGGTCCCGCAGGGCGAGGGCGGGGGCGACCCGGTCGGCGTCGCGGGAGCGGTCCAGGGCGGCCTGCCACTGGTCCCGCTGGGGCACGCGGGCGGTGAGGTCGGCCTTCCGGCGCATGGCCTCGGCGTGCCGGGCCTGCCGGTCGGCGTGCGCGCGGGCGGTGTCGAGGCCGGTCCGGGCGGCGTCCTGGCGCGCCTCGGCGGCGGCGAGCCGCAGCCGGGCGATGTCGAGGGCTTCGCGGGCCTCGCTGCGGGCCAGGGCGGCGCGGGTCTGGACGGCGTCGGCGAGGCCCGGTTCGCCGGGGCGTTCCGCGACGGGCACCGCGCCCGCGGAGGCGGGTCCGGCGGCCTGGGCCATCCGGTGGGCGAGGGCGAGCAGTCGTTCGTCGCCCGCGCCGACCTGGCGTGCGGCGCTCTGGCGCAGTTCGGCGAGGCGTTCCTCGACGGCGGCGAAGCGGCGGGTGTCGAAGAGCCGGCCGAGAAGCTTGCCGCGGGCCTCTGCGTCGGCCCGCAGGAAACGGGCGAAGTCGCCCTGGGGCAGCAGGACGACCTGGCAGAACTGATCGCGGCTCATGCCGAGCAGTCCGCCGATCTCCTCGCCGATCTCCTGGTGGGAACGGCTGAACGCGCGCCACTGGCCGGCCTCGGGGTCGTACTCCCGCAGCCACGACTGGGCCTTCTCGGTGGTGACACCGGTGCCGCGCTTCTTGGGGCGCGGCTGGGCGGGACGGCGGGTGATCTCCAAGCGCCGCTCGCCCACGGTGAGTTCGAGGAGGACCTCGGTGGGGGTGCCGGCGGCGGCGTGGTCGCTGCGCAGGCTGGTGCCGGGGCTCTGGCGGGCGCCGGGCACGGCTCCGTACAGCGCGAAGCAGACGGCGTCGAGGACCGAGGTCTTGCCCGCGCCGGTGGGTCCGTGCAGGAGGAAGAGCCCGGCCGACGACAGCGCGTCGAAGTCGATCTCCTGGGTGGTGCCGAAGGGCCCGAAGGCGGTGACCGCCAGGCGGTGCAGTCTCATCGGCCTGCCTCGCGCTCGGCGGTGTCCACCCGTACGTCGTCGAAGGCGGCGGTCAGGACGGCGCGTTCGGCGTCGTCGGGTCCGGCGCCGCCGCGGACGTGGGCCACGAAGTCCTCCGCGATCTGCTGGTCGCTGCGGTCGCGCAGCCGGGTGGCGTACGAGACGAGCGGGTCGTCGTCGGTGCGGTCGGGATCGAAGACGAGGTGGAGGGTGTGCGGGAAACGGGCGGTGAGCCGGGCCATCGGGTCGGCGGGCCGCGCGGGGTCGGTGAGGGTGGCCTCGACCCAGGAGTCCTCGTGGCGGGTCAGGTCGGGGTCGGCGAGCAGGTCGTCGAGCCGGCCGCGGACGCGGGCGAGCGGCCGGGGCACGGGGCAGTCGATCCGTTCGGCGGTGTCGATCGCGCCGTCGGCGCCGAGGTCGATCAGCCACATGGTCTTGCGGTGCGTGGTCTCGGAGAAGGAGTACGCGAGCGGGGAGCCGGAGTAGCGGACGCGGGGGGTGACGGTCTGGCTGCCGTGCAGGTGGCCGAGGGCCACGTAGTCGACGCCGTCGAAGACGCCGGCCGGGACGGCGGCGACGCCGCCGACGGTGATGTCGCGCTCGCTGTCACTGGGCTCGCCGCCGGCGACGAAGGCGTGCGCGAGGACGACGGAGCGGGTGCCGGCGGGGCGGGCCGCGAGGTCGGCGCGGACCCGGTCCATGGCGGCGGTGAGCACGGCCTCGTGACCGGACCGGGCGGCGCCGAGCTGTTCGCGGACCAGGGCGGGTTCGAGGTACGGCAGGCCGTAGAGGGCGACGTCGCCGTGGCGGTCGGCGAGGACGACGGGGGTGCCGGCGCCCGCCGGGTCGGTCCGCAGATGGACGCCGGCGTGGTCGAGGAGCCCGGCGCCGACGCCGAGGCGGCGGGCCGAGTCGTGGTTGCCGGAGATCATCACCGTCGGCACCCCGGCGTCGGCGAGCCGGTGCAGGGCGGTGTCGAAGAGTTCGACGGCGGCGAGCGGCGGCACCGCGCGGTCGTAGACGTCCCCGGCGACCAGGACGGCGTCCGCCTCGCGCTCCCGCACGGTCGCCACCAGGTGGTCGAGGAACGCGGCCTGGGCGTCGAGCAGGGCGACCCGGTGGAACGAGCGCCCCAGATGCCAGTCCGACGTGTGCAGAAGCCTCATGAGGGGCGAGCGTAGCGGTGGGGTCCGACAACGCCGTCCGGGGCGCTGTCCGCCGGGCCGTCCTCCCGGTGGTCCGGCTCACGCATCGCCGTACGCCTCGCCGCCGAGTTCGAGGGCGGCCTCACCGGCGGTGGCGTCGGCGAGCCAGGCGGTGAAGGCCGGCACGTCCGCGTCGGGCAGCCCGATCTCCAGGGTGACCGCCGCCCCGTACGCGACGCCGAGGACCTGCCGGCCGGTGGACCGCAGATCGTTCTCCAGCTTGCCGGCCCGCTGGTGGTCGACGGTGACGGTGGCGAGCCGGTAGCGGCGCCGGGTCACGGTGCCGAGCGCGTCCAGGGCCTCGCCGACGACTCCGCCGTACGCCCGGATGAGACCGCCCGCGCCGAGCTTCACGCCGCCGTAGTAGCGGGTGACGACGGCCGCCACGTACCGCATCTCGCGCCGCATCAGCATCTGGAGCATCGGCACCCCGGCGGTGCCGCCGGGCTCGCCGTCGTCCGACGCCTTCTGTACGGAGGCGTCGGCGCCGATGACGTACGCGAAGCAGTTGTGGGTGGCGGTGGCGTGCTCGCGGCGGATCCGGGCGACGAACGCCTGTGCCTCCTCCTCGGAGGCGACGGGCGCCAGCGCGCAGATGAAGCGCGAGCGGTTGATCTCGGACTCGTGTACGCCCTCGGCGGCGAGCGTGCGGTACTGCTCCTGCATCCCGCCAGCCTATGCTCCCGGAACACCGGCCCCGGCCCCCGGTGGGAACCGGAGTCCCCGACGGTGCCGGGAAGGACCGGGGGTCACGAAGTGTTCACTCTGGTGTCCGGTCATTTCACCGGGTGTCACCGGAGCGGAGCAGGAAGGCACGTCACATGAGCGTGGAGACGAGGAACGCCGAGGCCGAGGCGGAGACGGTCCGCAGGATTCTCACCGAGAGCGGGGACACCTGGGCGATCGTCGGGCTGTCCGACAACCAGGAGCGGGCCGCGTACCGGGTGGCGACGGTGCTGCAGCGGTTCGGGAAGCGGATCGTGCCGGTGCATCCGAAGGCGCGGACGGTGCACGGGGAGCAGGGGTACGCGTCGCTGGCGGACATCCCGTTCCCGGTGGACGTCGTCGACGTGTTCGTGAACAGCGATCTGGCGGGCGGGATCGCGGACGAGGCCGTGGCGGTCGGCGCGAAGGCGGTCTGGTTCCAGCTCGGGGTGATCGACCCGGAGGCGTACGCGCGGACGCGGGAGGCGGGTCTGGAGATGGTCATGGACCACTGCCCCGCCATCGAGATCCCCAAGCTGGGCTGATCGTCCGGGGGCCTCAGCGCACGGGCGGGATGGAGACGACCAGGGTCGTCTCCGCCGGCACCGAGCCGTCGTTGCGGTAGGTGTGCGGCGCGTGGCCCGCGAAGGCGACGGAGGTGCCGGCCGGCACGACGTGCTCCTCGCCGTCGACGACGAGGGTGAGCGTTCCGGCGGTGACGTGGAGGAGTTCGGTGGTGCCCTCGGGGTGCGGGTCCGAGGTGCTGCCGTCGCCCGGCATCAGGGTCCAGTGCCACAGCTCCAGCGGGCCGTGGGCGTCACTGCCGATGAGCAGGGTGCTGTTGCTGCCGGCGGCGGTGGACCACATCCGTACGGCCTGCTCCGGCGGGACGAGACGGACCTGGGGGCCCTGCTCGTAGTCGAGCAGCGTGGTGATCGGGACGCCGAGCGCGTCGGCCAGCTTGACGGTGGTGCCGACGCTGGGGTTCGTGCGGGCCTGCTCGATCTGGATGATCATGCCGCGGCTGACCGCGGCCCGGGCGGAGAGGACGTCCAGCGTGTAGCCGCGTTCGTTGCGCCAGTACCGGAGATTGCGGGCGAGCGACTGGGTGAGCTGATCGAGATCCGACACATTCCATCCAATAGAGTGAATGACGCAGTCCAATAGACTGCACTACGGTGTGGTGCACCTGCTTGTTCACTGCACTGTACTGCGAGGGCCTGCCCATGACGGCCTTGTTCGCGCTGGCCACCTGTCTGATGTGGGGCCTCTCCGACTTCGGCGGCGGGCTGCTCACCCGCCGCTTCCCCGCCCTGACCGTCGTCGTGATCTCCCAGTCCATCACCGTCGCCGTGCTCGGCGCCGTCGTTCTCGCCACCGGAGCGTTCGGCGAGGCCGGCCCCCGGCTCTGGTACGCCATCGGGGCGGGCCTGGTCGGCCCCACGGCGATGCTCGCCTTCTACCGGGCGCTCGCGCTCGGTCCGATGGGCGTCGTCTCGTCGCTCGGCGCGCTCGGCGTCGTCGTCCCGGTATCCGTCGCCCTGCTGCTCGGCGAACCGCCGGGCATACTCCAGTTCGCCGGCATCGCGGTGGCGATCGCCGGGGTGGGACTCGCCGGCGGACCGGAGCTGTGCGGCGCGCCCGTCCAGCGCCAGACGGTGCTGTTCACCCTCTTCGCGGCCTTCGGCTTCGGCGCCGTGATGGCGCTGATCTCCGAGGCCTCCACCACCGTGACCGGTCTGTTCCTCGCCCTGTTCGTCCAGCGGGTCACCAACATCGTGGTGGGCGGCGTCGCCCTGTGGCTGTCGGCACGGCGCGGCCATCCGGCCCTGCCCGCGGAAGGCGGCGGTCCGCGCATGCTCGTCGCGGCCCTGCCCGCGCTGGCGTTCGTGGGACTCTCGGACGTCGCCGCCAACGGCACGTACGCGCTCGCCGCCCAGCACGGGCCCGCGACGATCGCCGCGGTCCTCGCGAGCCTCTACCCGGTCGTGACGGCACTCGCCGCGCGCGGCCTGCTGAAGGAGCGGCTGCGCGCGGTCCAGGCCGCGGGCGCGGGCCTGGCCCTGGTGGGCACGCTCCTGCTCGCGACGGGCTGAGCCGCACGACGGATCAGCCGAGTCTCAGGGACCACGGCGCCGCCCCGGCCGCCGCCCTCGCGGGTCAGCTCTCCAGTTCGGCCGGCGTCTTGAGGTCCTCCGCCCCGAGGCCGGCGAGCGCCGCCAGCTGCTCCGCGGTCATGCCGGCGGGGATGGGCCGGGGCGCGGGCGTGCGCAGCGGCGGCTGCCAGCCCTTCTCCGGATCGTACGAGCGGACGACCTTCGCGGGCGCGCCCGCCACCACCGCGTGGTCGGGGACCTCGCCCCGGACGACCGCCCCGGCGGCCACCACGACGTTCCGGCCTATCCGGGCGCCGGGCAGGATCACCGCGCCGGTGCCGAGCCAGCAGCCGGGGCCTATGACGACCGGCTCCGAGCGGGGCCACTGCCGGCCGACGGGCACGTCGGGGTCGTCGTAGCTGTGGTTGGTCGAGGTGATGTAGACGTACGGCCCGCAGTACGTGTCCGAGCCGATGCTGATGGGGGCCTCGGCGATGACGTGGCTGCCGCGGCCGAGGACGACGCCGTCGCCGAGGGTCAGCACGGTGTCCGTACCGAGGTCGAGGTCGGGCAGCATGCCCGCGGTCAGCGTGACCTGCTCGGCGATGATGCAGCAGGCGCCCATCTCGATCCAGCGTTCGCCGAAGACGGTGCCCTGGGGGAAGGCCAGCCGGGTGCCCTCGCCGATCCGGCGGAAGCGCAGCCGCCCCGGGTGCTCGGCGGTGACGGCGCCGGCCTGCTGGATCCGTCGCCAGCCGCCCTGCAGGGCGCGGGCGACGACGCGGCGTCGCCAGGCGGTCAGCGAGGAGAACGTGTTTCTGTTCCGGGGCACCCGGACACCGTAGTCGGCGGCGTCGGCGCTGATCACCGGGGTGCCCTGTGATGTCCGTCATGGGCGCGGGCCCGCCTGACACCCCCTAGGGTCTGCCGCGAGGCGCGACCGCTAACGAAGACTTCTGGAGCGAACGATGACGGATGTGTCAGGGGCGTTGATCAAGGGCGTGGGCGGCAAGGAGCCGCGGATCGATCCGACGGCGTTCACGGCGCCGACCTCGGTGGTGCTCGGCGAGGTCACGCTCGGGGCGCGCGCCGGGATCTGGTACCACGCGGTGCTGCGGGCGGACTGCGGGCCGATCGAGATCGGCGAGGACTCCAATGTGCAGGACAACTGCACCGTCCATGTGGATCCGGGTTTCCCCGTACGGATCGGGGCGCGGGTGACGATCGGCCACAACGCGACCGTGCACGGCTGTGTCGTCGAGGACGACGTGCTCGTCGGCATGGGCGCCACGGTCCTGAACGGCGCCCGGATCGGCGCCGGTTCCCTGGTGGCGGCGCAGGCGCTGGTCCCGCAGGGGATGGAGGTGCCGCCGGGCTCACTGGTGGCGGGGGTTCCGGCGAAGGTGCGCCGTCCGCTGACGGAGGAGGAGCAGGCCGGGATCCGGCTCAACGCCGAGATGTATCTGCACCTCGCCACGGTCCATGCCGAGGCCTTCGCGGACGAGTAGGGCACGAGAATCGGGGCCCGGGCTTGAGCCCGGGCCCCGATTCCAAGGGTCTTGCGTGCCGCGTCCGCCGGATCGGTGGATCGCCGGATCGGCGGGTCAGTTCCGGCCGGCGGCCTCGGCCGCGGGGCTGCCGGTCTCCGGCTCGGTCGCCGTCCGCGCGGAGGCGGCGGCCGCGGCCTTCTTGGCCCGGTTCTTCAGGATCAGCAGCGAGCCGAGGCCGATGAGGACCGCGAGCACCAGGCCCAGCCAGGAGAAGCGCTTGAGCCACGCCTCGGCGACGACGCCCACCGTGTAGATGACGGCCGTGGTGCCGCCGGCCCAGAGCAGGCCGCCGAAGACGTTGGCGATCAGGAACTTCCAGTACGGCATGCGCAGCACGCCTGCCAGCGGCCCGGCGAAGATCCGCAGCAGGGCGACGAAGCGGCCGAAGAAGACCGCCCACATGCCCCACTTCTCGAAGGAGCGCTCAGCGAGGCCGATATTGGCCTCGCTGAAGTGCTTCGGGAACCTCCTGCCCAGCTTTTCGAGCAGCGGGCGGCCGCCCCTGCGGCCGATGGCGTAGCCGATCGAGTCGCCGACGACGGCGCCGACGGTCGCGCACGCGCCGAGGACGTACGGGTTGATGTGGCCGTGCTGGGAAGCCAGCAGGGCGGAGCTGACGAGGACGATCTCGCCGGGCAGCGGGATGCCCAGGCTCTCGACCCCGATCACCAACCCGACCAGCGCGTAGACGGCGACCGCAGGGATCGTCTCCAGCCATTCCTGGACGTGCACGCGCGTTCCTCTCCCGTGGCGCGACCGGACCCCGGCAGCCTACCCGGTCAGGGTGTACGGACGGCGGCCCGCGCCCGCAGGGTCAGCGTCCGGGCCGACGCCCCGACCGCGACCTCCCGCGCCCCGGTGCCCAGGACCCAGCGGTGCCGGGCCTCGTCCCAGGAGGACAGGGTGCGGGCCGTGACGGACACGGTGACCTTGCGCCGCTCGCCGGGGGCGAGCCGGAGCCGCTGATAGCCGGCGAGCAGCCGGCGCGGCTGGTCGATGCCGAGGCCGGCGAGGTCCGGGGAGGGGCCGACGTACACCTGGGGGACGTCGATGCCGGCCCGGGTCCCGGTGTTGGCGACGGTGAAGGAGACGCGGAGCCCGCCGCGGTCGGGGGCGACGGCCAGGCCCTCGTAGCGGAAGGTGGTGTACGACAGGCCGTGGCCGAAGGGGAAGAGCGGGGTGACGTCCTCGGCGTCGTACCAGCGGTAGCCGACGTGGATGCCCTCCGCGTACCGCTCGACGCCGTCCTTGCCGGGGTAGCGGCCGGGGTCGCCGGCGGTGGGGTGGGCGTCGTCGCCGCTCGGGAAGGTCTGGGTGAGCCGGCCGCCCGGGTCGGCGTCGCCGAAGAGCACGGCGGCGGTGGCGGGGCCGCCTTCCTGGCCCGGGTAGTACATCTGGAGCACCGCCCCGGTGTCCGCGAGCCAGGGCATGGTGACGGCGGACGAGGTGTTGAGGACCACGGTGGTCCGGGGGTTGACGGCGGTCACGGCCTTGATCAGGTCGTCCTGGCGGCCGGGCAGCGCGAGCCGGCCGCGGTCGCGGCCCTCGGTGGCGTCCTCGTAGGCGAACAGGACGACGCTGTGGGCGGCGCGGGCGGCGGCGGTGGCCTCGGTGAGGTCGGCGGTGCGGGTGGTGCCGTCGGCGGCGCGCAGCCGGACGAGCTGGCCGGCGGTGCCGCCGGCGGCCGTGACGGTGAGCCGGTGGGTGCCGGCGGTCAGCCGGCGGTCGGCGCGGCGCAGAGTGAGGCCGTCGTCGGCGGTCCCGCCGAGTCCCCCGTTGAAGACCTCCGCGTCGCCCGACTGGGTGGGGAAGAGTTCGGCGCCGTCGAGGGTCACGGTGGGGCGCTTGCCGCCGTAGTGGACGAAGAAGCTCCAGTCGTCGTCGGCCGTGGTCGTGAAGGTGCCCTCGTAGCGGTGGGTCTCGCCGGCGGGGACCTGGACGGCGTCGAGGTCCGGGGCGGGCTTGAAGGCGGCTCCGGTGTCGGGCAGCGGCTTGCCGTAGGGGTCCTCGCCGAGGGCGTACGTGACGGTGGCACCGCCGCCGGCCCGGGTGCGCAGGGCGTCGAGGGGGCTGGTGGCGGCGTCCGGGACGACGTGGGCGCTGCCGCCGCCGCTGACGAACGGCACCCGGCCGGTGGGGCCGATGACGGCGAGGGAGCGGGCGGCCTGGCCGGTGAGCGGAAGCGTCCGGTTCTCGTTGCGCAGCAGGGTGGCGCCGGCGAGCGCGACGTTCAACGCGACCCGGGCTCCGGCCGCGGCGTCACGCGCGGGCCGGGCGGACCGCCCGGCGGCGGCCCCGGAGCCGCCGGCCGGCGACGCGTCGAGGGCGCCGAAGCGTTCGCGTACGGTCAGCAGGCGGCGTACGGCGGTGTCGACGTCGGCCTCGTCGATCCGGCCCTCGCGGACGGCGGTGACGAGCGGGGCGCCGAAGTGACGGCCGCCGGGCATCTCCATGTCGCAGCCGGCGGTGAGCGCGGCGGTGGCGTGGACGGCGCCCCAGTCGCTCATCACCCAGCCCTCGAAGCCCCATTGGCCGCGCAGGACGTCGGTGAGGAGCATCCGGCTCTCGGTGGCGTGGACGCCGTCGACCTTGTTGTACGCGGCCATGACGGCACCCGTCCCGGCCGTGACGGCGGCCTCGAAGCCGCGCAACTCGGTCTCGTGCAGGGCCTGTTCGCCGGCCCGGACGTCGACGCTCATCCGGCCGTGTTCCTGGTTGTTGAGGGCGACGTGCTTGACGGTGGCGATGAGGCCCTCGGCCTGGATGCCGCGGATCTCCTCGGCGACCATGTCGGCGGAGAGCAGCGGATCCTCGGAGAAGGTCTCGAAGTTCCGGCCCGCGTACGGGGTGCGGATGAGGTTGACCATGGGCGACAGGAGCACGTCCTGGCCGAGAGCGCGGCCCTCCTGGCCGATGACCTGTCCGTACGCCCGGGCGAGGCCGGGGTCGAAGGCGGCGGCGAGCATCACGGGTGCGGGCAGCGCGGTGGCGTGCTCGCGGACGCGGACGCCTGCGGGGCCGTCGGCGAGCCGGAGCGGCGGGATGCCGAGGCGGGGAATCCCCGGAACGTAGCCGGCCTGGCCGAGGCCTTCGGGGTCGGTGGCGCCGTGCAGCAGCGCGGACTTCTCCTCGAGCGTGAGCCGGGCGAGCAGGTCGGAGACGCGCTCGCTCACCCGCCCCTTGGCGGGCGTGCCGCCGGGGACGCGGGGACGGGCGGCGGCGGCCGGAGTGCCGCCGGCCAGGCTGGGGGCGGCGCTGAGGGCGGCCGCGCCGGCGAGGGTGAGCAGCAGGCGGCGCCGGGAGATCCGGCGGGGCGCGAGGGCGGTGACGGGGGTGTCCCGTCGCGACGGCTCCGGCTGTTCCGGGAGGGGGGCGTGGGGCACGACGGCGCTCCTTCGGACCGGCACGATTCCTGCGATCATGCGTTGATCGCACTATGCGTGACGGTGTGTCCGTTTTCGTGTCGCCGTGCCGACCGTAACTCTGTCCGAGCCGTCACTCGGAATGGGCGCGGGCCCAAAAATACTGACGCCCCGATGCGCTCCAGGCGTACGCGCGGCGCCTGTTGTGCGCCCCAGAGGGATCAGCGGGGGGGACATCACCCATGTCCGCATCGAACCGATTGCACGATCTTCATATCCGACAAGACTTTTGTCGTGATCTCTCATCAAAGGACCTTTGTCTCCCAGGAGTTCTCCATGGTGGGATCGCTCGGCAATCGGATGAAGGCAGCGAAGACGCGTCACCTCGGCGCCGTCACCGCCGCCACCCTCGCCGCCGTCCTGTCGCTCGCCGCCTGCGGACCGGCTACCCCCGGCGGCACGCCGAGCAGCAGCGTCACGGCGCGTGTACTGACCCGCGGGCGAACACGCTCCGGTGACCCCGGAAACAGGCATCGCCATGCCTCCCCGGTACGGGAGGCATGGCGATGCCGCCGCGTCGGGTCGCCGGGGTCGGCTCAGCTCTCCCGGTTGTTCGGCCGGAGCGTCCACAGGACGGTCATCTCGCCGGTGACGGCGCCGTCCTCGCGCGTGATGTCGATCCGGACCGGGAACTCGGGGCGCTGACCCGCGTCGAGTTCGGCGACGACCTCGGCGGCCGGGCGGCCCAGGGTCGCGGTGGCGGTGACGACGCCCATGGCGAGCTTCTTGTACGCGATCTCGGCCTTGACGGCGAGCGGGACCGCGCGGTTCAGCTGGTCGCCGAAGGCGGCCAGGACGATGGCGCCGCTGGCGGACTCGGCGAGGGTGAACATGGCGCCGGCGTGCGGGCCGCCGACGTGGTTGTGGTACGCGGCCTGGTCCGGCAGGCGGACCACGGCCCGCTCGCCGGTGGTCTCCAGGAACTCGAGGTCGAGGGTTTTGGCCATGGGAACCGTGGCGGCGAGCATCTCGCCGACGGACATCTGCTCTGCGCTCATGGGCCGTGATGTTACCCACGGGTAGCCAGTCGGCGCCATTCTCCGCCAGGGGCGGCCGTAGCCCCGTGCACGCCGCCCCTCTATCGTTACGGCCCATGTGGCCAGGACAGCAGCCGCCCGGGGGCGAGCAGAACCCGCAGGACCAGAGTCAGAACCCGTACGCCCAGCCGGGACCGCAGCCCGGCTACGGGGCGCCGAACCCGCAGCACCCTCAGCAGCCGAACCCGTACCAGCAGCCGACGATGCCCGCGGGTTTCGGCCAGGCGAGCCCGAATCCGGGTCAGCACCCGAACCCGGGCCAGCAGCCGGGGCAGCAGCCGAACCCGTACCAGCAGCCCGCGCAGCCCGGCGGCTACGGCCAGCCGAACCCGTACCAGCAGCCGACCATGCCGGCCGGCCAGTACGCGGTGCCCGGCCCGCCCATGCCCGGCGGCGGTGACGGCGAGAAGAAGAAGCAGACCACCGTGGTGGCGATCGTCGCCGCCGTCGCCGTGCTCGCCGCGGCGGGCGTGGCCGGCTATCTGGTCCTCGGCAAGGACGACGACAAGAAGAACCAGGCCGAGGACCCCAAGGCGCCGCCGTCCTCCTCGCAGCCGAGTTCCTCGGCGTCCCCGTCGCTGGCCAACCCGCGCGCCGGCGCGTCGCACCAGCCGACGATCCCCGGCTGGAAGGTCGTCTACAACCCCAAGTACGGCACGCTGTTCGACGTCCCGCCGGAGTGGGAGGTCTCGAAGCCGGGTGTGATCACCTTCTTCGAGGACGAGGCGAAGGGCGACGGCTCCCCCGTCGTCACCATGACCTCGCCCGCGCACTTCAAGAGCAACTGGTGCACGTACGACACCGACAAGAACGGCACCGAGGAGACCTGGGGCCTCAGCACCGCCGGCACCAAGGGCGGCCAGGGCGCCAAGAACACCGACGAGGCGGCCTTCAACGAGGCCGGCAACTGGGTCTGGGCCGGCTACGCCCAGCACATGCCCAAGGGCACCATCAAGGTCACCAAGGCCGTCGAATACACGACGACCTCGGGCCTCAAGGGCAGCAT contains the following coding sequences:
- a CDS encoding cinZ protein (CinZ protein [Streptomyces pristinaespiralis ATCC25486];~Domain of unknown function (DUF1949); pfam09186;~Uncharacterized protein family UPF0029; pfam01205;~identified by MetaGeneAnnotator; putative;~uncharacterized protein, YigZ family; TIGR00257) codes for the protein MQEQYRTLAAEGVHESEINRSRFICALAPVASEEEAQAFVARIRREHATATHNCFAYVIGADASVQKASDDGEPGGTAGVPMLQMLMRREMRYVAAVVTRYYGGVKLGAGGLIRAYGGVVGEALDALGTVTRRRYRLATVTVDHQRAGKLENDLRSTGRQVLGVAYGAAVTLEIGLPDADVPAFTAWLADATAGEAALELGGEAYGDA
- a CDS encoding succinyl-CoA synthetase, alpha subunit-related enzymes (Predicted CoA-binding protein [General function prediction only];~Succinyl-CoA synthetase, alpha subunit-related enzymes [Streptomyces venezuelae ATCC10712];~identified by MetaGeneAnnotator; putative), with translation MSVETRNAEAEAETVRRILTESGDTWAIVGLSDNQERAAYRVATVLQRFGKRIVPVHPKARTVHGEQGYASLADIPFPVDVVDVFVNSDLAGGIADEAVAVGAKAVWFQLGVIDPEAYARTREAGLEMVMDHCPAIEIPKLG
- a CDS encoding cro/CI family transcriptional regulator (Cupin domain; cl09118;~DNA-binding transcriptional repressor PuuR; Provisional;~Helix-turn-helix XRE-family like proteins. Prokaryotic DNA binding proteins belonging to the xenobiotic response element family of transcriptional regulators; cd00093;~cro/CI family transcriptional regulator [Streptomyces himastatinicus ATCC53653];~identified by MetaGeneAnnotator; putative;~non-specific DNA binding site [nucleotide binding];~salt bridge;~sequence-specific DNA binding site [nucleotide binding]), which produces MSDLDQLTQSLARNLRYWRNERGYTLDVLSARAAVSRGMIIQIEQARTNPSVGTTVKLADALGVPITTLLDYEQGPQVRLVPPEQAVRMWSTAAGSNSTLLIGSDAHGPLELWHWTLMPGDGSTSDPHPEGTTELLHVTAGTLTLVVDGEEHVVPAGTSVAFAGHAPHTYRNDGSVPAETTLVVSIPPVR
- a CDS encoding integral membrane protein (identified by MetaGeneAnnotator; putative;~integral membrane protein [Streptomyces collinus Tu365]), producing the protein MFTALYCEGLPMTALFALATCLMWGLSDFGGGLLTRRFPALTVVVISQSITVAVLGAVVLATGAFGEAGPRLWYAIGAGLVGPTAMLAFYRALALGPMGVVSSLGALGVVVPVSVALLLGEPPGILQFAGIAVAIAGVGLAGGPELCGAPVQRQTVLFTLFAAFGFGAVMALISEASTTVTGLFLALFVQRVTNIVVGGVALWLSARRGHPALPAEGGGPRMLVAALPALAFVGLSDVAANGTYALAAQHGPATIAAVLASLYPVVTALAARGLLKERLRAVQAAGAGLALVGTLLLATG